In Saccharomyces eubayanus strain FM1318 chromosome XIII, whole genome shotgun sequence, one DNA window encodes the following:
- the PEX9 gene encoding Pex9p: MNEANCSVTNGNPIHRLNNELRPKRSNLSRSSGSQNNGCTTLSATTIERIFTNSQRGNIANKIDFQNASPVAQVQAEAYYGGDGGEGKLSRPENXWSKEFSCSYKNKSIDVVMPGRMKNEKYSIGFHDKVFTPYRNEAYRLNHLYPYGKTYGGCSSASNGHWETQFELIEDQLISELKIAKKVEQTPIGYDYLAEYEETIDFKYTSLPVPETYQFLNNNDYSCQPDPYKIGCILMENGSNLNEVVKAFEAAISQDPSHVNAWLKLGIVSIENENENNGELALQNCLNLDPNNTSAMESLAIHYTNQQNESEAMKFFQRWILSKFSEYLYPTVGQNNKFMDTTLGKSNLMSILESLLKMRVTKKDQRKIHSVLSVLYYSDQKIRQSLESLEFLLSEKPNDEIIWNRYGAILANTKSYHSAINAYNKSKLLRPNFTRARYNLAIAFLSNGDYIKASKTLIEIILLQSKGIENIKTKMHNKFMQNLKNALIALKKFDLLDDLVNNSDEAELLISTLKIIYNKIG; encoded by the coding sequence ATGAACGAAGCCAATTGTTCCGTAACCAATGGCAACCCCATTCACAGGCTTAATAATGAGTTAAGGCCGAAACGAAGTAATCTGAGTAGATCTTCCGGTTCTCAAAATAACGGATGCACCACGCTAAGTGCCACAACAATAGAGCGCATTTTTACTAATTCTCAAAGAGGCAACATTGCCAATAAAATTGATTTTCAGAATGCATCACCGGTCGCTCAGGTTCAAGCAGAGGCTTACTATGGCGGCGATGGCGGTGAAGGAAAATTGTCAAGGCCCGAGAACCRATGGTCAAAGGAATTCTCTTGCTCTTACAAGAATAAAAGTATTGATGTCGTAATGCCTGGtcgaatgaaaaatgaaaaatactcTATTGGTTTCCACGACAAGGTTTTCACACCGTATCGTAATGAAGCATACCGTCTAAACCATTTATATCCTTACGGGAAAACTTATGGTGGATGCTCGTCTGCTTCTAACGGCCATTGGGAGACTCAATTCGAGCTAATTGAAGACCAGTTAATAAGCGAACTGAAAATagcaaaaaaagtagaGCAAACACCCATTGGTTACGACTATTTGGCCGAATATGAAGAAACAATAGATTTTAAATACACCTCACTACCCGTACCTGAGACGTAccagtttttgaataacaACGATTACTCATGCCAGCCGGACCCCTATAAAATAGGCTGTATACTAATGGAAAACGGTTCAAACTTGAACGAGGTAGTAAAGGCTTTTGAAGCCGCTATTTCTCAAGATCCGTCGCACGTGAATGCATGGCTAAAGCTAGGCATAGTtagtattgaaaatgaaaacgaaaataacGGCGAGCTCGCTTTGCAaaattgtttgaatttggaTCCAAATAATACATCTGCAATGGAAAGCTTAGCGATTCACTATACGAACCAACAAAATGAATCAGAAGCAAtgaaattctttcaaagatggattctttcaaaattttctgaaTATTTATACCCCACTGTAggacaaaataataaatttatGGATACAACTCTTGGAAAGTCTAATTTGATGTCTATTTTGGAGTCTTTGCTGAAGATGCGTGTAACGAAAAAAGACCAACGTAAGATTCATTCCGTATTATCAGTTTTATACTATTCAGATCAGAAAATTCGACAATCTCTGGAGAGCTTGgaatttttattatctgaAAAACccaatgatgaaataaTCTGGAATAGGTATGGCGCTATATTAGCCAATACCAAGTCGTATCACTCTGCAATAAACGCATATAATAAATCTAAGCTACTCAGACCCAATTTTACAAGGGCCCGCTACAATTTGGCTATTGCTTTCTTGAGCAATGGTGACTACATCAAAGCAAGCAAAACTTTAATAGAAATTATATTATTACAAAGCAaaggaattgaaaatatcaagaCGAAGATGCACAACAAGTTCATGCAAAATCTAAAAAATGCTCTGATtgctttgaagaagtttgaCCTTTTAGATGATTTAGTAAACAATTCTGATGAAGCAGAATTATTGATATCAACcttgaaaattatttacaATAAGATAGGTTAG
- the STB4 gene encoding Stb4p: MTAIGNIDDALPANTAASNENSKTRLRVQKACELCKKRKVKCDGNKPCINCSKHQKECRYDFKATNRRRRRRQATSPIQNINKEYPEAEGVFSRDTSANLNVPSDCLSSSAGNSPYSNSHYSNLQSTIPFMSVRPNRASHTFNSTVNANGDNNTNAFVEDHMAKLLLQLGSKLKNTANESSKVNKNSDNNVNTNLATINVDSNQAGNTSNRKYDMRSSSETLDSNNINSEKDEMLNSQITSIVNGHVESPWQTFSLDKYRFHRRYQNILPYYLGASILKDISPQAIEYANLKRPRVQNYGWNLSGGHYLKYKEDFRRQDKFIRHESKFFNFDDPVHLSLVNKLLRYYFDEINPVFSIIHEATFWQQYKNKFLRQGKQNNSSAKLFTSILYLILSTTLRFKEGHLDNQEGEEKHSGSSFNGTFEEESVLNKKPFIEEMMFEYAYSIINTLTFEWESFELIQSWLLIAFYFRTCYRQTACWNALSQAVNMCNGMTLYLNKFPEIHSTYDESKAWHCFWCCFIMDKLISFQTGRFYQLSLPVSEMFEQMNLVKSKKFLQDEDDWFHKETFQMLDLSIIVTRFLKRDAQDLNLSETIQLRGQLAQWYNTFMTDKDINTYDKNYHGFYQLQPLMTYLDISLTFEIRQLFCLVAPSSNANGKSLDYAVDTQLLVSHCQMAADNLTNITKRNLFFVPWWLNLSQLFTVNLICIIYMHAGIAVTQSKAIMQGCNQIWRTIDSSKPKNSPAMLPECLWCLKMLNHMFCIRLRDSALQLESSLGTDHGDDTPNKNKFEQFKKVGDQDADDEAEIDEGGEENADERQENPLKHNRKVPPLTTRSHNITTLNASVGISPENGIPNSVKNSGLPSDVLDASNNIRDSTDVFDDDLFSNLLWFDQNFA, translated from the coding sequence ATGACGGCTATTGGTAATATAGATGATGCACTTCCAGCCAATACAGCCGCAAGTAATGAAAATAGCAAAACTAGGCTAAGAGTCCAAAAAGCTTGCGAGCTTTgcaaaaagagaaaagtCAAGTGCGATGGCAACAAGCCATGCATAAACTGCTCTAAACACCAGAAAGAATGCCGTTATGATTTCAAAGCAACAAACCgtcgaagaagaaggcgaCAAGCTACGTCACCCATACAGAACATTAATAAAGAATATCCCGAGGCCGAAGGTGTTTTCTCTAGAGATACGTCAGCAAATTTAAACGTTCCTTCAGACTGCCTATCCTCGTCTGCTGGAAACTCTCCATATTCCAATTCACATTACTCTAATTTACAATCCACAATACCATTTATGAGTGTTAGGCCAAATCGTGCTTCCCACACCTTCAATTCCACAGTCAATGCGAATGGTGATAATAACACAAATGCCTTTGTTGAGGATCACATGGCTAAGCTATTATTACAGTTAGGCTCGAAGCTGAAAAATACTGCGAATGAATCGTCCAAAGTCAACAAAAACAGTGATAATAATGTGAACACAAACTTGGCGACAATAAACGTGGACAGTAATCAAGCAGGAAATACGTCTAACCGCAAATACGATATGCGTAGTTCTTCAGAGACCCTTGATAGTAACAACATTAACTCTGAGAAAGACGAGATGCTCAACTCTCAAATAACGAGCATAGTTAATGGCCATGTTGAATCACCCTGGCAGACGTTTTCTTTAGATAAGTATAGGTTCCACAGACGCTACCAGAATATATTACCCTATTATCTTGGTGCATCTATTTTGAAGGATATATCGCCGCAGGCGATTGAATATGCAAACTTAAAGCGCCCAAGAGTCCAAAACTATGGTTGGAATTTATCTGGTGGCCATTATCTGAAATACAAAGAAGACTTTAGAAGGCAGGATAAATTCATAAGGCATGAATCcaagtttttcaactttGATGACCCTGTTCATTTATCTTTAGTCAACAAATTATTAAGGTattattttgatgaaattaaTCCTGTTTTCAGTATCATTCACGAAGCAACATTTTGGCAACAATACAAGAATAAGTTTTTGCGACAAGGCAAACAAAATAACTCATCCGCGAAGTTATTTACCTCGATACTTTATCTCATACTGTCTACTACACTACGGTTTAAAGAGGGTCACCTAGATAACCAggaaggagaagaaaagcatAGCGGTTCCTCCTTTAATGGCACTTTCGAAGAGGAATCCgttttgaacaaaaaaccaTTCATAGAGGAGATGATGTTCGAATATGCCTATTCTATAATTAACACGTTGACCTTTGAATGGGAGTCATTTGAATTGATACAGTCCTGGCTTTTAATCGCGTTCTATTTTAGGACCTGTTATAGACAAACAGCGTGTTGGAATGCCTTAAGCCAAGCAGTAAATATGTGTAATGGAATGACATTATATTTGAACAAGTTCCCTGAAATTCATTCCACGTACGATGAATCAAAAGCATGGCATTGTTTTTGGTGTTGTTTCATAATGGATAAATTAATCAGTTTCCAAACGGGCCGGTTTTACCAGTTGTCATTACCTGTAAGTGAAATGTTCGAACAAATGAATTTAGTAaagtcaaagaaatttttacaagatgaagatgactGGTTCCATAAAGAAACCTTCCAAATGCTAGACCTATCCATAATAGTAACAAGGTTTTTAAAAAGGGACGCTCAAGATTTAAACTTAAGCGAGACTATTCAACTACGGGGTCAACTTGCTCAGTGGTACAATACTTTTATGACAGATAAGGATATTAATACGTATGATAAGAATTACCACGGGTTCTACCAGCTTCAACCGCTCATGACATACCTGGACATAAGTCtaacttttgaaattagACAATTATTCTGTTTAGTAGCTCCTTCCTCTAATGCAAATGGTAAATCCTTAGACTATGCAGTGGACACCCAATTACTAGTGTCCCATTGCCAAATGGCTGCTGACAACCTGACTAACATTACAAAAAGGAACCTATTCTTCGTTCCCTGGTGGCTAAACCTGTCACAATTATTCACAGTAAATTTAATTTGTATCATCTATATGCACGCAGGGATCGCCGTCACACAAAGTAAAGCTATCATGCAAGGTTGCAATCAAATTTGGCGAACTATAGATAGTTCCAAGCCTAAAAACTCTCCCGCAATGCTCCCTGAATGCTTATGGTGTTTGAAAATGTTGAACCATATGTTCTGTATTCGATTGAGGGATTCTGCCTTGCAATTAGAATCTTCGCTTGGTACAGATCATGGCGATGATACCCCtaacaagaacaaatttGAGCAATTCAAGAAGGTCGGCGATCAGGATGCGGATGATGAAGCTGAGATAGACGAAGGAGGAGAAGAGAACGCAGATGAGAGACAAGAAAATCCGCTCAAGCATAATCGAAAAGTACCCCCATTGACAACAAGATCTCATAATATCACTACCTTGAACGCCTCAGTGGGGATTTCTCCAGAAAATGGTATACCAAATTCTGTTAAAAATTCCGGGTTGCCTTCTGATGTTCTTGATGCAAGCAATAATATAAGAGACTCTACCGACGTTTTCGATGATGATCTATTTTCTAATTTGCTATGGTTTGATCAAAATTTTGCCTGA
- the FMS1 gene encoding polyamine oxidase, which yields MSTVLPIKKTVVIIGAGIAGLKSASTLHQNGVQNCVILEARDRIGGRLHTVTGYQGRKYDIGASWHHDTLTNPLFLEEAQLTSRDGKQRFVFDDDNFIYIDEERGRVDHDEKLLLEIVDNEMSKFAELEFHQQLDVPDCSFFQLVMKYLVQRRQFLTNDQIRYFPQLCRYLELWHGLDWKLLSAKDTYFGHQGRNAFALNYDSVVKRIGESFPQEWMRLNCEVNSIKREPSGNVTVTCGNGTVYHTDYVIVTIPQSVLNLSIKPDKDLQGRIEFQPALKPVIQEAFEKIHFGALGKVVFEFEECCWSKESSKIATLANSSDDFVKQVRDAKDLDDLNSMLEKNALKGHTNVSCWDQPLLFVNLSKTTGVASFMMLMQAPLSNYIESIRDDKESIFKFFQPVLNKIMKCLNSVDVINGMNSAEKHIDKPTLKNIIVSNWTREPYSRGAYSACFPGDDPVDMVVAMSNGQDSRIRFAGEHTVMDGAGCAYGAWESGKREANHISNLM from the coding sequence ATGAGTACGGTTTTACCAATTAAGAAGActgtcgtcatcatcggTGCGGGGATCGCAGGGCTCAAATCTGCATCTACATTGCACCAAAACGGCGTTCAAAATTGTGTCATTCTCGAAGCCAGAGATAGAATAGGTGGCAGACTACATACCGTTACAGGCTACCAAGGACGGAAATATGATATAGGTGCTAGCTGGCACCACGACACATTGACAaatcctttatttttagaaGAAGCTCAACTAACTTCTAGAGACGGGAAGCAGAGGTTTGTTTTCGATGACGACAACTTCATTTATATCGACGAAGAACGTGGAAGAGTTGATCATGATGAAAAACTGCTATTGGAGATTGTGGACAATGAAATGAGTAAATTCGCAGAATTGGAATTTCACCAACAACTAGACGTTCCAGACTGCtccttttttcaattggtGATGAAATACTTAGTCCAAAGACGCCAATTTCTTACTAATGATCAAATTAGGTATTTTCCGCAACTATGTCGATATTTGGAATTGTGGCATGGATTAGACTGGAAACTTTTAAGTGCAAAGGATACATACTTCGGTCATCAAGGAAGAAACGCCTTTGCTTTAAATTATGACTCTGTGGTTAAACGAATTGGTGAAAGCTTTCCTCAAGAATGGATGAGGTTGAATTGTGAAGTCAATTCGATTAAGCGCGAACCTTCAGGAAATGTGACAGTGACCTGTGGTAATGGCACCGTATACCATACTGACTACGTTATTGTCACTATTCCTCAAAGCGTATTGAACTTATCCATAAAGCCCGATAAGGATCTTCAAGGGAGAATAGAATTCCAGCCTGCGTTGAAACCAGTGATTCAAGAAGCTTTCGAAAAAATTCACTTTGGTGCTCTCGGtaaagttgtttttgagtttgaAGAATGTTGTTGGTCGAAGGAAAGTTCCAAAATTGCGACTTTGGCCAACTCATCTGATGACTTTGTCAAACAAGTTCGTGATGCCAAAGATTTGGATGACTTGAATTCTAtgctagaaaaaaatgcccTGAAAGGACACACAAATGTTAGCTGTTGGGATCAACCTTTGCTTTTTGTAAATCTGTCAAAAACTACAGGGGTAGCAAGTTTTATGATGCTGATGCAAGCGCCGCTATCTAATTATATAGAATCCATCAGAGATGATAAAGAGTCcatttttaaattcttcCAACCCGTTTTAAACAAGATCATGAAATGTCTAAATTCTGTAGACGTTATTAATGGCATGAATTCAGCTGAAAAGCATATTGATAAACCAACtctgaaaaatattattgtcAGTAATTGGACACGCGAGCCTTACTCCCGTGGTGCTTATTCAGCCTGTTTTCCAGGGGATGATCCTGTTGATATGGTCGTTGCTATGTCTAATGGTCAAGATTCTCGTATAAGATTTGCAGGCGAACACACTGTTATGGATGGTGCCGGGTGTGCTTATGGTGCCTGGGAAAGTGGTAAGCGAGAGGCAAATCACATCTCTAATTTGATGTAG
- the MAC1 gene encoding Mac1p — MIVFNGNKYACASCIRGHRSSTCRHSHRMLIKVRTRGRPSPMAIRDAILVDSTSQSTEYENGSQVEGNCCSGMNQQPILFVRASAVRKARMINGKLHILMEEGCTAHEPKDISTFTDDGNRYITEMEFLRKHSPRAPAIGTVSPVSNRSSSSNEKKESSLVQQEPIRNVSNCCKKIKADNFASNDKIPPGDIFTPYGSLETASTFHDILQENYTTTGASHDNSETLTPRSTTTVSAPHSNDLASKVEVLTHKGVFLSTQCSCEDESCPCVNCLIHRSEEELNSYIEQSGVPLTNIGEAQITDKMMDYLDDCKCSNKECICPPDNCTCDGCFAHAASIIPFEKFFFYGILNTRLTRKTQIKFKGKLVPSKFWWDFLKLQVPLMTDAQLELLDIHAWFQKLVSNYAPHLSDANNS; from the coding sequence ATGATCGTTTTTAATGGGAATAAGTATGCGTGTGCATCGTGTATCAGGGGGCACCGCTCTTCCACGTGTAGGCATTCCCACAGGATGTTGATTAAAGTGAGAACGAGAGGAAGACCATCTCCCATGGCTATAAGGGATGCCATCTTGGTGGACTCAACTTCCCAGAGTACAGAATATGAGAACGGGTCGCAAGTTGAAGGTAACTGTTGTAGTGGAATGAATCAGCAGCCGATACTGTTTGTACGGGCCTCTGCTGTTAGAAAGGCAAGAATGATAAACGGTAAACTACATATACTAATGGAGGAAGGTTGTACTGCTCATGAGCCTAAAGACATCAGCACGTTTACTGATGACGGTAATAGGTATATAACGGAAATGGAGTTTCTCAGGAAACATTCTCCAAGGGCTCCGGCAATAGGAACAGTCTCCCCCGTATCTAACAGGTCGTCTTCTTCGAacgagaagaaagagagtAGTCTTGTTCAGCAGGAGCCTATACGAAATGTATCAAACTGCTGTAAGAAAATCAAAGCTGATAATTTTGCTTCAAATGACAAGATACCGCCTGGTGATATTTTTACCCCGTACGGTTCCTTAGAAACTGCATCTACTTTCCACGATATTctacaagaaaattataCCACTACTGGTGCGTCACATGATAACTCGGAAACACTCACTCCGCGGAGCACAACAACTGTATCTGCGCCCCACTCAAATGACCTGGCTTCAAAAGTCGAAGTTCTGACTCATAAGGGCGTCTTCTTAAGTACACAATGTTCTTGTGAAGACGAAAGCTGTCCATGTGTCAACTGCCTCATCCATAGAAGCGAAGAGGAACTAAACTCGTATATTGAACAGAGCGGTGTTCCTTTGACCAATATAGGTGAAGCTCAAATTACTGATAAGATGATGGATTATCTGGATGATTGCAAATGCTCCAACAAGGAGTGCATATGTCCTCCGGACAATTGCACTTGCGATGGCTGTTTTGCCCACGCTGCAAGTATTATTccgtttgaaaaattcttcttttacgGTATTTTAAATACAAGgttaacaagaaaaactcaaataaaattcaaaggaAAATTGGTACCGTCAAAATTCTGGTGGGATTTCCTAAAACTGCAAGTCCCTTTAATGACAGATGCTCAATTGGAATTACTCGATATTCACGCGtggtttcaaaaactcGTCTCCAATTACGCACCTCATCTAAGCGATGCCAACAATTCATGA
- the UBC7 gene encoding E2 ubiquitin-conjugating protein UBC7, translating into MSKTAQKRLLKELQQLIKDSPPGIVAGPKSENNIFVWDCLIQGPPDTPYADGIFSTKLEFPKDYPLSPPKLTFTPSILHPNIYPNGEVCISILHSPGDDPNMYELAEERWSPVQSVEKILLSVMSMLSEPNIESGANIDACILWRDNRPEFERQVKLSILKSLGF; encoded by the coding sequence ATGTCTAAAACAGCCCAGAAACGTCTGCTCAAGGAGCTACAGCAGCTGATCAAAGATTCCCCACCGGGCATAGTGGCGGGTCCCAAATCGGAAAATAACATCTTCGTTTGGGATTGTCTCATTCAAGGGCCCCCAGATACGCCATACGCCGATGGTATTTTCAGTACCAAACTGGAATTCCCCAAGGACTATCCTTTGTCTCCGCCCAAACTAACGTTCACGCCAAGCATTCTACACCCAAATATTTACCCAAACGGTGAAGTGTGCATATCCATTCTGCACTCCCCTGGTGATGACCCCAACATGTATGAACTGGCTGAAGAAAGATGGTCTCCTGTACAGAGCGTGGAAAAGATTTTGTTAAGCGTCATGAGCATGTTGAGTGAGCCCAACATCGAAAGTGGTGCCAACATCGACGCTTGCATTCTTTGGAGAGACAATAGACCCGAATTCGAGAGACAGGTGAAGTTGTCCATTTTGAAGTCTCTGGGGTTTTGA
- the MSS1 gene encoding Mss1p — MNALFLLRPHFVSNPLLCKRAVNRLSGFTKPATSHLPTIYALSTPANQTSAIAIIRVSGTHSRYIYNRLTNSSVSPPIRKAILRNIYLPSSVGSKQHRHHDQYGAKILLDSSLLLYFQAPYSFTGEDVLELHVHGGKAVVNGILKAIDSLHDRNSGKDIRFALPGDFSRRAFQNGKFDLTQLEGIKDLIDSETESQRRSALSSFNGENRVLFENWRNSIIANMAQLTAIIDFADDNSQEIDNTDMIFHGVENNIKRLRDEIFSFIQKVEKSSILQDGIRLVLLGAPNVGKSSLVNSLTNDDISIVSDIPGTTRDSIDAMITINGYKVIICDTAGIRAKSADKIEILGIERARKKSIQSDLCLFIVDATDFPNLLPEDILNHLSSHEFEGKRVVIVVNKSDLVSKEEMVRAVNKLENRFGVSYPIVSVSCKTKGGIELLIDILTRNFKHLSQSSADSSPIVVSKRVTEILKNDVFYGLEEFLNSKDFDNDIVMATENLRYASDGIAKITGQAIGIEDILDSVFSKFCIGK, encoded by the coding sequence ATGAATGCTTTATTTCTCCTGCGGCCACATTTCGTTTCGAATCCTCTTCTTTGCAAAAGAGCAGTGAATAGGTTGTCCGGATTTACAAAGCCTGCAACTTCACACCTACCAACAATCTATGCCTTGTCTACGCCAGCAAACCAGACCTCTGCAATAGCGATTATAAGGGTGTCGGGCACACATTCCAGGTATATTTACAACCGATTGACCAATTCAAGTGTAAGTCCACCCATAAGGAAAGCTATTCTGAGAAACATATATTTACCATCTTCTGTAGGTTCAAAACAACATCGTCATCATGATCAATATGGGGCGAAAATATTACTAGATTCGTCgttattgttgtatttTCAAGCACCGTACTCGTTTACTGGTGAAGACGTACTAGAATTGCATGTACATGGTGGGAAGGCTGTAGTTAATGGTATATTAAAGGCCATCGATTCGCTACACGACAGAAACAGTGGCAAAGACATAAGATTTGCCCTACCTGGCGATTTCTCTAGGAGAGCTTTTCAAAACGGGAAGTTTGACCTCACTCAATTGGAAGGTATCAAAGACCTCATCGATTCTGAAACAGAATCTCAAAGAAGGTCTGCTTTATCAAGTTTTAATGGAGAAAATAGGGTACTGTTTGAGAACTGGAGAAACAGCATTATAGCGAATATGGCTCAATTGACTGCAATTATTGATTTTGCTGATGATAATAGCCAAGAAATTGACAATACGGATATGATATTCCATGGAGTggaaaacaatatcaaACGTTTACGGGAtgaaattttctctttcattcaaaaggtcgaaaaatcttcaatcTTGCAAGACGGGATCAGACTAGTATTACTCGGGGCCCCTAATGTTGGTAAGTCATCTTTAGTGAACAGCTTAACTAACGACGATATATCGATTGTTAGTGATATTCCTGGTACTACTAGAGATTCTATCGATGCGATGATCACTATTAATGGATACAAGGTCATTATCTGTGATACTGCTGGGATAAGGGCCAAAAGTGCCGACAAAATCGAGATACTGGGCATTGAGAGAGCCAGGAAGAAAAGTATACAGAGCGATTtgtgtttatttattgtaGATGCCACCGACTTTCCAAACCTTTTGCCGGAAGATATACTGAACCATTTATCGTCACATGAGTTCGAAGGCAAACGAGTCGTTATCGTGGTCAACAAGAGCGATctagtttcaaaagaagaaatggtGAGAGCTGTGAataaattggaaaatagGTTCGGCGTAAGTTATCCAATAGTGAGCGTATCTTGCAAGACTAAGGGGGGCATAGAATTGCttattgatattttaaCAAGAAACTTCAAACACCTGTCTCAATCGAGTGCCGATTCGAGTCCGATTGTTGTTTCCAAAAGAGTTACTGAGATCCTGAAAAACGACGTGTTTTATGGTTTGGAGGAGTTCTTGAACTCTAAAGACTTTGACAATGATATCGTCATGGCCACAGAAAATCTAAGATACGCATCTGACGGAATAGCTAAGATAACGGGGCAGGCTATTGGAATTGAGGATATTTTGGATTCAGTGTTCAGTAAATTTTGTATAGGAAAATAG
- the MRPL3 gene encoding mitochondrial 54S ribosomal protein mL44 produces the protein MKPFPYSTWHWSRTIRPLSRCLPGTCVLQQSSRLTSKRYLYHSTSRQQQQGFLPESELAQYRDYYQGLKGAINEIPEPVASKSPSLITLHKRLQLPNELTYSTLSRCLTCPSAKLPDKINDPSKGAAFINTVPTNKYLDNHGLNIMGKNLLSYHVTKSIIQKYPRLPTVVLNAAVNAYISEIVLAHIAKYWGIEVETTSVLSRYLKMEPFEFTLGKLRFFNNSLNSKDGIELITGKNFSETSALAMSVRSIIAAIWAVTEQRDSQAVYKFIDDHIMSRKLDITKMFQFEQPTRELAMLCRREGLEKPVSKLVAESGRLSKSPVFIVHVFSGEETLGEGYGSSLKEAKARAATDALMKWYCYEPLAQQEPVIDPGTVVV, from the coding sequence ATGAAGCCGTTCCCATACAGTACGTGGCATTGGAGCCGAACCATTAGACCTCTTTCACGGTGTTTACCCGGGACTTGCGTTCTTCAGCAAAGCTCAAGATTGACCTCAAAACGATACCTGTACCACTCAACGTCGaggcaacaacaacagggCTTCCTACCCGAATCCGAACTCGCCCAATACAGAGACTACTATCAAGGCCTGAAGGGTGCGATAAACGAGATACCTGAACCAGTGGCCTCCAAATCGCCTTCATTAATAACGCTCCACAAGAGATTACAACTGCCCAATGAATTGACCTACTCAACGCTATCCAGATGCCTAACGTGCCCCTCCGCAAAGCTGCCCGATAAGATTAACGATCCTTCCAAGGGTGCGGCTTTTATCAACACTGTGCCCACAAATAAATATTTGGACAACCATGGTCTGAACATCATGGGGAAGAATTTGTTATCCTACCATGTTACCAAATCCATCATCCAGAAGTACCCAAGATTGCCAACGGTGGTCTTGAATGCCGCAGTAAACGCTTACATATCGGAGATAGTACTGGCTCATATTGCCAAATACTGGGGTATAGAAGTGGAAACTACATCTGTTTTGTCTcgttatttgaaaatggagCCTTTCGAATTCACCTTAGGGAAGTTGAGattcttcaataattcgTTGAACTCTAAGGACGGTATTGAATTAATCACTGGAAAGAATTTCTCGGAGACAAGTGCCCTTGCAATGAGTGTGAGAAGTATAATAGCTGCCATTTGGGCCGTGACAGAACAGAGAGACTCTCAAGCGGTTTACAAATTTATTGATGACCATATAATGAGCAGAAAATTAGATATCACGAAAATGTTCCAGTTTGAGCAACCAACAAGGGAACTGGCCATGCTATGTCGCAGAGAAGGGCTGGAGAAACCTGTGTCGAAACTAGTCGCTGAGTCTGGTAGACTATCCAAATCGCCTGTTTTCATCGTACATGTATTTTCAGGTGAAGAAACTCTGGGTGAAGGTTACGGTTCTTCATTAAAGGAGGCAAAGGCAAGAGCTGCCACTGATGCCTTGATGAAATGGTACTGTTACGAACCTCTTGCTCAGCAGGAGCCGGTTATCGACCCTGGCACTGTCGTCGTCTAG